One Algibacter sp. L3A6 genomic region harbors:
- a CDS encoding MBL fold metallo-hydrolase translates to MKLYPINSGNFKLDGGAMFGVVPKSLWQRTNPADANNLIDIAARCLLIEDGDRLILIDTGMGNKQSDKFFGYYSLWGNDTLDGSLKAHGFHRDDITDVFLTHLHFDHSGGCIEWNKGKTGYQPVFKNAHYWSNEDHWQWATQPNNREKASFLKENIIPIEESGQLKFTGIPNSNTLKNSPLGFDIFFADGHTDKQMIPLINYKGNTIAFMADLLPTVGHLPLPFVMGYDTRPLLTLNEKENFLNLAADNNFYLFLEHDAHNEIITVKHTEKGVRLDQTYTTQDILK, encoded by the coding sequence ATGAAATTATACCCTATTAATTCCGGTAATTTTAAACTAGACGGTGGTGCTATGTTCGGTGTTGTTCCTAAATCACTTTGGCAACGCACTAATCCAGCAGATGCCAATAACCTAATCGATATTGCAGCACGTTGCTTACTTATTGAAGATGGTGACAGGCTTATTTTGATTGATACTGGTATGGGCAACAAACAATCTGATAAATTCTTTGGTTACTATTCACTTTGGGGTAACGATACTTTAGATGGCTCACTAAAAGCGCATGGTTTTCATCGTGATGATATTACTGATGTATTTTTAACGCATTTACACTTCGATCATTCTGGTGGATGTATAGAATGGAATAAAGGTAAAACAGGTTATCAACCCGTTTTTAAAAATGCTCATTATTGGAGTAACGAAGACCATTGGCAATGGGCAACCCAGCCAAATAATCGTGAAAAAGCATCCTTTTTAAAAGAAAACATTATTCCTATTGAAGAAAGCGGACAGCTTAAGTTTACAGGAATTCCTAATTCGAATACATTAAAAAATTCACCCTTAGGATTCGATATCTTCTTTGCCGATGGGCACACCGATAAACAAATGATTCCTTTAATAAACTATAAGGGCAACACCATTGCGTTCATGGCCGATTTACTACCAACTGTTGGACATCTACCTTTACCATTTGTTATGGGTTACGATACTCGACCGCTGTTAACTTTAAACGAAAAAGAAAACTTCCTAAATTTAGCAGCCGACAACAATTTCTATTTGTTCTTGGAACACGATGCACACAACGAAATTATTACCGTAAAACACACCGAAAAAGGCGTGCGATTAGATCAAACATACACAACTCAAGATATTTTAAAATAA
- a CDS encoding S8 family peptidase — protein MNTFKSITVSAFAALLITGCGGSAAILSTPVENIDNTPLKVSDLTEIEKHNWGHLDLIKDTIPGMSVDKAYAEIIKNKKGEKVIVAVIDAGIDIDHEDLKDVIWTNTKEIPNNGIDDDKNGYIDDIHGWNFLGDTYNEQLEFVRILAKGDTSSPDYARAKTEYDEEYQKYMGYKTNYDQMSMQIASADETLSKHLNKKDYTKAEVNAIKTDDETLSRAVQIAKYFYSNGMESLTAAKKQIDNSTTQINDRLNYNLNKEFSGRINGDNADDMSTKFYGNGNVKPTIKSESHGTHVAGIIAAKRNNGKGANGVANNVEIMSVRAVPNGDEYDKDIALGIRYAVDNGASIINGSFGKYYSPHSDWVRDAIAYAAKNDVLFVNAAGNEGINLDEKDVFPNDAVGIGPEVSDTFITVGALEPKYGSGIVAGFSNYGKVNVDVFAPGAKVYSTVPENEYDTKGGTSMAAPAVAGVAALIRSYYPKLSAAQVKQIIMDSGLAVKSKVIVGGDTNDIKPFADLSKSSKMVNAYNALILASKTH, from the coding sequence ATGAACACATTCAAATCAATTACAGTATCTGCTTTTGCAGCGCTACTAATTACAGGTTGCGGAGGCTCAGCAGCAATACTTTCTACTCCTGTAGAGAATATAGATAATACACCTTTAAAAGTTTCAGATTTAACTGAAATTGAAAAACACAATTGGGGACATTTAGATTTAATAAAAGATACCATCCCTGGTATGAGTGTTGATAAAGCTTACGCTGAGATTATTAAAAACAAAAAAGGAGAAAAAGTTATTGTAGCAGTTATAGATGCTGGTATTGATATAGATCATGAAGACTTAAAAGATGTTATTTGGACCAACACCAAAGAGATTCCAAACAACGGTATAGACGATGATAAAAATGGCTATATTGATGATATCCATGGATGGAATTTTCTAGGTGATACTTACAATGAGCAATTAGAATTTGTTAGAATTTTAGCAAAAGGAGATACAAGCAGTCCAGATTATGCCAGAGCTAAAACTGAATACGATGAAGAATATCAAAAATACATGGGTTATAAAACTAATTATGACCAAATGTCTATGCAAATTGCAAGTGCAGATGAAACTTTATCTAAACACTTAAACAAAAAAGATTACACTAAAGCTGAGGTGAACGCTATTAAAACAGACGATGAAACTTTATCTCGTGCTGTACAAATTGCAAAATACTTTTACAGCAACGGTATGGAATCTTTAACGGCTGCTAAAAAACAAATTGACAATAGCACAACACAAATTAACGATCGTTTAAACTACAACTTAAACAAAGAGTTTAGCGGACGTATTAATGGTGATAATGCAGATGATATGTCTACTAAATTTTATGGTAACGGTAATGTAAAACCAACCATAAAATCTGAAAGTCATGGTACACACGTTGCCGGAATTATTGCAGCAAAACGTAATAATGGTAAAGGTGCAAATGGTGTTGCTAACAACGTAGAAATTATGAGTGTTCGTGCCGTACCAAACGGTGATGAGTACGATAAAGATATTGCATTAGGTATTCGTTATGCCGTAGATAATGGCGCTTCTATTATTAACGGAAGTTTTGGTAAATACTATTCACCACATAGCGATTGGGTACGCGATGCTATTGCTTACGCTGCTAAAAATGATGTGCTTTTTGTAAATGCTGCAGGTAACGAAGGTATTAACTTAGACGAAAAAGATGTATTCCCAAATGATGCTGTTGGTATTGGTCCTGAAGTTTCAGATACGTTTATAACTGTTGGAGCTTTAGAGCCTAAATATGGTTCTGGTATTGTTGCAGGTTTTTCTAACTACGGAAAAGTAAATGTAGATGTATTTGCACCAGGAGCTAAAGTATATTCTACAGTTCCAGAAAACGAATACGATACTAAAGGAGGTACGTCTATGGCTGCTCCTGCTGTTGCTGGTGTTGCTGCCTTAATACGCTCTTACTATCCAAAATTAAGTGCTGCGCAAGTAAAACAAATTATTATGGATTCTGGTTTAGCTGTAAAAAGTAAAGTTATTGTTGGTGGCGACACTAATGATATTAAACCATTTGCAGATTTATCCAAATCTTCTAAAATGGTTAATGCTTACAACGCATTAATTTTAGCCTCAAAAACACATTAA
- a CDS encoding SulP family inorganic anion transporter, which yields MSSKKNNIATFFQTLPKNIFSGFVVSLIALPLGLGLAMASDAPPIAGIISAVIGGIVVSILGGSHVTIVGPGNGLVGVILVAITTLGLQDAYIAIVFSGVLLMGLGFLRMGALANFFPSSAIQGMLAAIGLIILGKQFHIMFAHKIKREDTIDYLLEIPFTINDALHYESKGLVFAALAGVISLAIMLFYSKIRNKYLQLIPAPMWIVILSIAFSYYFEIGLHEPNPIAKEYMISGIPSFQDIIADIPTPNFSGIWSFPFWASVLALTLIASIESLLSIKAVDKLDPEKRRSNVNRDLKALGLATIGSGFLGGLNVVTVIARSSVNVNNGATNRSANFFHAFFLVLFIVLFSTQLTRIPLPALMAILVYTGYKLASPNVITKIFSIGKEQLVIFFVTLIITLKIGLISGIISGVIATLIIHIIINKSAGLFLRNVLKPNVLMYQETDGQHNFYVSVKHFCSFLNYYRLKEQLDAVPEDQDIIVDFSLCEFVDHTVMENMNNYQELFQKRGGHFDVVGLDMHDTDSKHPFALRRMLPVPKIIKNSLTRRQTSMKSLAKDYNYNYSSKKEKEVSFLNNFQFFNTKNINHVYNKLSHEDKKMKLFDIEFSEGEFIAKEVIRKTMLYINLNHDIPEFTLDKEGFLEKVSALAGIKDIDIENHDDFSDRFFLLGENVNEISQFFNDDITHFFESNPYYHVESNGSALLIFGRQRLAGMKEIKALFDFGKRLKAVIS from the coding sequence ATGAGTTCAAAAAAAAATAACATAGCCACATTTTTTCAAACCTTACCCAAAAATATATTTTCTGGTTTTGTAGTTAGCCTTATAGCCTTACCCTTAGGTTTAGGTTTAGCCATGGCTAGTGATGCTCCACCAATTGCAGGTATAATTTCAGCCGTTATTGGCGGTATTGTAGTCTCCATTTTAGGTGGAAGTCATGTTACCATAGTAGGCCCAGGAAACGGTTTAGTAGGTGTAATTTTAGTAGCCATAACCACTTTAGGTTTACAAGATGCTTACATCGCTATTGTGTTTTCGGGTGTGCTTTTAATGGGACTTGGTTTTTTACGTATGGGTGCTTTGGCCAATTTTTTCCCATCGTCAGCCATACAAGGGATGTTGGCTGCCATTGGTTTAATTATTTTAGGTAAACAATTTCATATTATGTTCGCGCACAAAATAAAGCGTGAAGACACTATAGATTATTTATTAGAAATACCTTTTACTATTAATGATGCCTTGCATTACGAAAGTAAAGGTCTTGTTTTTGCAGCTTTGGCGGGTGTAATTAGTTTAGCAATTATGCTGTTTTATTCCAAAATTAGAAACAAATATTTGCAACTAATTCCTGCACCTATGTGGATAGTAATTCTATCAATAGCGTTTAGTTATTATTTTGAAATTGGCCTACACGAACCCAACCCCATTGCTAAAGAATACATGATTTCTGGTATACCAAGTTTTCAAGATATTATTGCCGATATACCAACACCAAATTTTAGTGGTATTTGGAGCTTTCCGTTTTGGGCCAGTGTTTTAGCACTTACGCTTATTGCAAGTATAGAATCGCTTTTAAGTATAAAAGCTGTCGATAAATTAGATCCAGAAAAAAGACGTTCCAACGTAAATCGCGACTTAAAAGCCTTAGGCTTAGCAACTATTGGTAGTGGGTTTTTAGGCGGATTAAATGTTGTTACCGTAATTGCACGTAGCTCGGTAAATGTAAATAATGGCGCAACAAATAGATCGGCCAATTTTTTCCATGCCTTTTTCTTGGTGTTATTTATTGTGCTTTTTAGCACGCAACTTACCAGAATTCCGTTGCCTGCTTTAATGGCTATTTTGGTTTATACAGGTTATAAGTTAGCCTCTCCAAATGTAATTACAAAAATATTTTCCATAGGAAAAGAGCAGCTTGTTATCTTTTTTGTAACGCTTATTATCACCTTAAAAATCGGATTAATTTCTGGAATTATATCGGGTGTTATTGCCACATTAATTATTCATATCATCATTAATAAAAGTGCTGGTTTGTTTCTAAGAAATGTTTTAAAACCTAATGTATTAATGTATCAAGAGACAGATGGGCAACACAACTTTTATGTAAGTGTAAAGCACTTTTGTAGCTTTTTAAATTACTACAGACTTAAAGAACAACTCGATGCTGTTCCCGAAGATCAAGATATTATTGTAGACTTTTCGCTTTGCGAATTTGTAGACCATACCGTTATGGAAAACATGAATAATTACCAAGAGTTATTCCAAAAACGTGGTGGCCATTTTGATGTTGTTGGTTTAGATATGCACGATACAGATTCTAAACACCCATTTGCGCTACGCCGTATGTTACCTGTTCCAAAAATTATAAAAAACAGCTTAACAAGACGCCAAACCAGCATGAAAAGTTTAGCTAAAGATTACAACTATAATTACAGTTCTAAAAAAGAAAAAGAAGTTTCGTTTTTAAACAATTTTCAGTTTTTTAACACCAAAAATATCAATCATGTTTACAACAAATTATCTCATGAAGATAAAAAGATGAAACTCTTTGATATTGAATTTTCCGAAGGTGAATTTATCGCTAAAGAAGTGATTAGAAAAACCATGCTTTACATTAACTTAAATCATGATATTCCAGAATTTACTCTAGATAAAGAAGGTTTTTTAGAAAAAGTATCTGCTCTTGCTGGTATTAAAGATATTGATATTGAAAACCATGATGATTTCTCGGATCGTTTCTTTCTTTTAGGTGAAAATGTAAATGAAATCAGCCAATTTTTTAATGATGATATTACCCACTTTTTTGAAAGTAATCCATACTACCACGTAGAATCTAACGGTTCTGCCCTACTCATTTTTGGCAGGCAACGTTTGGCTGGTATGAAAGAGATAAAAGCCCTCTTCGATTTTGGAAAACGCTTAAAAGCCGTTATCTCTTAA
- a CDS encoding M1 family metallopeptidase: MKQIYISILSIALLASCTSTKTVTNTTSSSTSMVLNSPATATYWQQHVDYKMDIDMDVNNYQYQGKQTLVYTNNSPDVLDRVYYHLFFNAFQPGSEMDVRSQTIADPDARVGSRIGQLKPNEIGYIKVNSLKQNGTTLTHETVGTVLEVKLANPIKPGEKVTFTMDFDAQVPAQIRRTGRNNAEGVALSMAQWYPKLAEYDFEGWHADPYIGREFHGVWGDFDVKLTIDKDYTVAGSGYLQNPNQIGHGYETGAVTKSNSDKLTWHFVAPNVHDFTWAADKDYIHDTKQVPNGPLLHFFYKNNLDAEHKGYWKKMQPKTVELMEYYSENIGKYPYKQYSVIQGGDGGMEYAMSTLITGNRSYGSLVGVTAHELAHTWFQFLLASNESKHEWMDEGFTTYISNMAMNDIMDEGKENPLANAYKGYIYLANSGKEQPLTTHSDRYAYNRSYSIAAYSKGAVFLSQLGYVIGAENLKKTIKKYYTDFSFKHPKPLDIVRTAERVSGLELDWYLIDFGQTTNTIDYSVKAIEGNNITLERIGLMPMPIDLKVTYVDGTSEDFYIPLQMMRGEKPTTATIVSDWAWAYPTYSFDAKKAVKTVEIDPSGLMADVDSSNNKK, from the coding sequence ATGAAGCAAATATATATTTCAATTTTAAGTATCGCTTTACTAGCCTCTTGTACAAGTACCAAAACGGTAACAAATACAACAAGTTCTAGCACATCTATGGTTTTAAATTCTCCTGCAACAGCCACATATTGGCAACAGCATGTAGATTATAAAATGGATATTGATATGGATGTAAACAACTATCAATACCAAGGGAAACAAACATTGGTATATACCAACAATTCTCCCGATGTTTTAGATCGTGTGTATTATCACTTATTTTTCAATGCCTTTCAACCAGGTAGCGAAATGGATGTACGCTCACAAACTATTGCCGATCCAGACGCTCGTGTTGGTAGCAGAATTGGGCAATTAAAACCAAACGAAATTGGTTACATTAAAGTAAACAGTTTAAAACAAAACGGAACAACTTTAACGCACGAAACCGTAGGTACGGTTTTAGAAGTAAAACTAGCAAACCCAATTAAACCAGGAGAAAAAGTAACGTTCACTATGGATTTTGATGCACAAGTTCCTGCACAAATTCGTAGAACCGGTAGAAACAATGCAGAAGGTGTTGCTCTATCTATGGCACAATGGTATCCAAAATTGGCAGAATACGATTTTGAAGGTTGGCATGCCGACCCATATATTGGTCGTGAGTTTCACGGTGTATGGGGAGATTTTGATGTAAAATTAACTATCGATAAAGATTATACAGTTGCAGGTTCTGGTTACTTACAAAACCCAAACCAAATTGGTCATGGTTATGAAACTGGAGCGGTAACTAAATCGAATTCAGATAAATTAACTTGGCATTTTGTTGCACCAAACGTGCACGATTTTACTTGGGCTGCAGATAAAGATTATATCCATGATACTAAGCAAGTACCAAACGGACCGCTTTTACATTTTTTCTATAAAAATAATTTAGATGCTGAGCATAAAGGTTACTGGAAAAAAATGCAACCAAAAACTGTAGAGCTTATGGAATACTACAGCGAAAATATTGGTAAATACCCATACAAGCAATACTCAGTTATTCAAGGTGGCGATGGTGGTATGGAGTATGCCATGAGTACTTTAATTACAGGTAATAGAAGTTACGGTAGTTTAGTTGGTGTAACAGCTCACGAATTAGCACACACTTGGTTTCAGTTTTTATTAGCTTCAAATGAATCTAAGCACGAATGGATGGACGAAGGTTTTACAACCTATATCAGTAATATGGCCATGAACGATATTATGGATGAAGGCAAAGAAAATCCTTTAGCCAACGCTTACAAAGGCTATATTTATTTAGCAAATTCTGGAAAAGAACAACCACTTACCACACATTCCGATCGTTATGCTTACAATCGCTCATACAGCATTGCCGCATACAGTAAAGGTGCTGTATTTTTAAGTCAATTAGGTTATGTTATCGGAGCCGAAAACTTAAAGAAAACTATAAAAAAATATTATACCGATTTCTCATTTAAACATCCAAAACCATTAGATATCGTGCGTACCGCAGAACGCGTATCTGGCTTAGAGTTAGATTGGTATTTAATAGATTTCGGACAAACAACAAACACCATTGATTATAGCGTAAAAGCTATAGAAGGTAATAACATTACTTTAGAGCGTATTGGTTTAATGCCAATGCCTATAGATTTAAAAGTAACTTATGTAGATGGTACTTCGGAAGATTTCTACATTCCTTTACAAATGATGCGTGGTGAAAAACCAACCACAGCTACTATAGTTAGCGATTGGGCTTGGGCCTACCCAACTTACAGCTTCGATGCAAAAAAAGCTGTAAAAACAGTTGAAATTGATCCTTCTGGATTAATGGCCGATGTAGATAGCTCGAACAACAAAAAATAA